The proteins below come from a single Numenius arquata chromosome 19, bNumArq3.hap1.1, whole genome shotgun sequence genomic window:
- the FPGS gene encoding LOW QUALITY PROTEIN: folylpolyglutamate synthase, mitochondrial (The sequence of the model RefSeq protein was modified relative to this genomic sequence to represent the inferred CDS: deleted 1 base in 1 codon) yields the protein MDYQDAIRTLNTLQTNASYLEQVKRERGDPQAQLEAMRGFLERSGLKVEDLDRLNIIHVTGTKGKGSACAFTECILRSYGLKTGFYSSPHLVQVRERIRINGQPISKELFSKYFWLVYNRLEETKDPAHASMPAYFRFLTIMAFHVFLQEKVDLAVVEVGIGGAYDCTNIIRAPVVCGISSLGIDHTSILGDTMEKIAWQKGGIFKPGVPAFTVVQPERPLAVLRDRAQELECPLYLCPELDAFEGDHQALKLGLAGAHQRSNAALALQLARTWLQRRGCEGRHGHGDGDEAGGGTLLWAVPLAPAFRPTNAMIQGLRDTEWLGRTQVLPRGPVTWYLDGAHTTSSIQACVRWFRQAALNQDKPHNGSEVRVLLFNATGDRDTAALLKLLVPCHFDYAVFCPNFTEVSVASNADQQNFNVTLENALTRCLENQRTWTQLLEEKAGQDPWLPAPLRVGGLLQPTPARGTLLLVPPAPRPLNSPSLVFPCLAQALRWVAQGRDPRLAAPTATGAHPHPAASSGAVLLREAAAVRVLVTGSLHLVGGVLRLLDPTLSQ from the exons ATGGACTACCAG GATGCTATCCGGACCCTCAACACCCTGCAGACCAACGCCAGCTACCTGGAGCAGGTGAAGCGGGAACGCGGTGACCCCCAGGCCCAGCTGGAAGCCATGAGGGGCTTTTTGGAGAGGAGCGGGCTAaag GTCGAGGACCTGGATCGACTGAACATCATCCACGTCACAGGGACGAAGGGCAAG GGCTCAGCGTGCGCCTTCACCGAGTGCATCCTCCGCAGCTACGGGCTGAAGACGGGCTTTTAcag ctcccctcacCTGGTGCAGGTGCGCGAGCGGATCCGCATCAATGGGCAACCCATCAGCAAGGAGCTCTTCAGCAAGTACTTCTGGCTTGTTTACAACCGCCTGGAAGAGACCAAG GACCCAGCACACGCCAGCATGCCGGCATACTTCCGCTTCCTCACCATCATGGCCTTCCACGTCTTCCTGCAGGAGAAG GTGGACCTGGCAGTGGTGGAGGTTGGCATTGGTGGCGCCTATGACTGCACTAACATCATCAG GGCGCCGGTGGTGTGTGGGATCTCCTCCCTGGGCATTGACCACACCAGCATCCTGGGTGACACCATGGAGAAGATTGCCTGGCAGAAGGGGGGCATTTTTAAG CCCGGCGTGCCGGCATTCACTGTGGTGCAGCCAGAGCGGCCGCTGGCGGTGTTGAGGGACCGAGCCCAGGAACTAGAG TGTCCCCTCTACCTCTGCCCGGAGCTGGATGCCTTTGAGGGGGACCACCAGGCGCTGAAGCTGGGGCTGGCAGGTGCCCACCAGCGCTCCAACGCCGCCCTGGCCCTGCAGCTGGCACGGACCTGGCTGCAGCGCCGCGGCTGCGAGGGT AGGCAtgggcacggggatggggacgaggcGGGGGGTGGGACCCTGCTGTG GGCGGTGCCGCTGGCCCCTGCCTTTCGACCCACCAATGCCATGATCCAAG GCCTGCGGGACACGGAGTGGCTTGGCCGGACCCAGGTGCTGCCCCGCGGCCCCGTGACGTGGTACCTGGATGGTgcccacaccaccagcagcatccAGGCCTGCGTCCGATGGTTCCGCCAGGCCGCCCTCAACCAGGACAAGCCCCACAA CGGCTCCGAGGTACGTGTGCTGCTCTTCAATGCCACGGGGGATCGGGACACGGCGGCGCTGCTCAAGCTGCTGGTG ccctgccacttCGACTACGCCGTCTTCTGCCCCAACTTCACGGAGGTGTCGGTGGCCAGCAATGCAG acCAGCAAAACTTCAATGTGACGCTTGAGAACGCCCTGACCCGCTGCCTGGAGAACCAGCGGACGTGGacccagctgctggaggagaaggcGGGACAGGACCCCTGGCTCCCAGCCCCGCTgcgggtgggggggctgctgcagccGACCCCTGCCCGAGGGACCCTGCTCCTGGTGCCCCCAGCTCCGCGACCCCTCAATTCCCCATCCCTTGTCTTCCCCTGCCTGGCCCAGGCGCTGCGGTGGGTGGCACAGGGCCGGGACCCCCGGCTGGCAGCACCGACGGCCACGGGGGCTCACCCccaccctgctgccagcagcgggGCCGTGCTGCTGCGGGAGGCGGCCGCCGTCCGTGTCCTGGTCACCGGCAGCCTGCACTTGGTGGGGGGGGTCCTCCGGCTCCTCGACCCCACGCTCTCCCAGTAA
- the CDK9 gene encoding cyclin-dependent kinase 9: MAKQYDMVECPFCDEVSKYEKLAKIGQGTFGEVFKAKHRQTGKKVALKKVLMENEKEGFPITALREIKILQLLKHENVVNLIEICRTKASPYNRCKGSIYLVFDFCEHDLAGLLSNAHVKFTLSEIKKVMQMLLNGLYYIHRNKILHRDMKAANVLITRDGVLKLADFGLARAFSLAKNSQPNRYTNRVVTLWYRPPELLLGERDYGPPIDLWGGGCIMAEMWTRSPIMQGNTEQHQLTLISQLCGSITPEVWPNVDKYELYQKLDLPKGQKRKVKDRLKAYVKDPYALDLIDKLLVLDPAQRIDSDDALNHDFFWSDPMPSDLKNMLSTHNQSMFEYLAPPRRRGGHMPQQPANQGRNPAATNQTEFDRVF, from the exons ATGGCTAAACAGTACGACATGGTGGAGTGTCCCTTCTGCGATGAGGTCTCCAAGTACGAGAAGCTCGCCAAGATCGGGCAGGGTACTTTCGG GGAAGTTTTCAAAGCTAAACATCGTCAGACAGGCAAGAAAGTAGCTCTGAAGAAAGTGTTGATGGAAAATGAGAAGGAGGGG ttTCCCATCACAGCCTTGCGAGAGATTAAAATCCTCCAGCTGCTCAAACATGAGAACGTGGTGAACCTCATAGAAATCTGCAGGACCAAAG CCTCTCCATACAACCGCTGCAAGGGCAGTATCTACCTCGTGTTTGACTTCTGTGAGCACGACCTGGCTGGCCTTCTCAGCAATGCCCACGTCAAGTTCACGCTCTCAGAGATCAAGAAAGTTATGCAGATGCTATTGAATGGACTTTACTACATCCACAGGAACAAG ATCTTGCATCGAGACATGAAAGCTGCGAATGTCCTGATCACACGGGACGGAGTGCTGAAGCTTGCGGACTTTGGGCTGGCTCGAGCTTTCAGCCTGGCTAAGAACAGCCAACCGAACCGCTACACCAACCGGGTGGTGACTCTGTGGTACCGGCCGCCAGAGCTGCTCCTAG GGGAGAGGGACTACGGTCCCCCCATTGACctgtggggtggaggctgcaTCATGGCAGAGATGTGGACCCGCAGCCCCATCATGCAGGGGaacacagagcagcaccagctcACCCTCATCAGCCAGCTCTGTGGATCCATCACGCCGGAG GTTTGGCCAAACGTGGATAAATATGAGCTGTACCAGAAGCTGGATCTCCCCAAGGGCCAGAAGCGCAAGGTGAAGGATCGCCTGAAAGCCTACGTTAAAGACCCCTATGCGCTCGACCTCATCGAcaagctgctggtgctggatCCTGCCCAGCGGATCGATAGTGATGACGCGCTGAACCACGACTTCTTCTGGTCAGACCCCATGCCCTCGGACCTCAAAAACATGCTGTCTACCCACAACCAGTCCATGTTCGAGTACCTGGCCCCACCGCGCAGGAGGGGTGGGCACATGCCCCAGCAGCCGGCGAACCAGGGCAGGAACCCAGCTGCCACCAACCAGACTGAATTCGACAGGGTGTTTTGA